A genomic region of Paenibacillus sp. PL2-23 contains the following coding sequences:
- a CDS encoding ATP-binding cassette domain-containing protein, which yields MISTSGITLRYGKRALFEDVNIKFTPGNCYGLIGANGAGKSTFLKILSGEVEQTSGEVHITPGERLAVLKQNHYEYDQFKVLETVIMGHKKLYEVMKEKDAIYTKADFTDEDGMRAGELEAEFADMNGWEAESEAAEMLNGLGIGTELHDKLMADLGGNEKVRVLLAQALFGSPQILLLDEPTNHLDIESIRWLEDFLSRYEGTVIVVSHDRHFLNQVCTHIADIDFGKIQMYVGNYDFWYESSQLALSLMRSENKKKEDKIKELQAFIQRFSANKSKSKQATSRKKLLDKITLDDIRPSNRKYPFILFKGEREAGKQLLLVEGLTKSIEGDKIIDNLTITINKGDKVAFVGPNSLPKTTFFQLLAGELEPDAGTYSWGVTTTRAYFPKDNSKYFEGVELNLVDWLRQYSKDPDETFLRGFLGRMLFSGDDAMKKASVLSGGEKVRCMLSKMMLEGANVFILDEPTNHLDLESITALNNGLIDTDCTILFTSHDHQFVQTIANRIIEITPNGVIDRMMTYDEYLESAEIKEIRERMYAV from the coding sequence ATGATTAGCACAAGTGGCATAACGCTTCGTTACGGGAAGCGCGCGCTTTTTGAAGATGTGAATATTAAGTTTACGCCGGGCAACTGCTACGGTCTGATCGGTGCGAACGGCGCCGGCAAATCAACCTTCCTGAAAATTTTGTCCGGAGAAGTGGAGCAGACCTCCGGAGAGGTTCATATTACGCCGGGCGAGCGTCTGGCCGTATTGAAGCAGAACCATTATGAATACGACCAGTTCAAGGTGCTGGAGACGGTCATTATGGGCCACAAGAAGCTGTACGAGGTCATGAAGGAGAAGGACGCCATCTACACCAAAGCGGATTTCACCGATGAAGACGGTATGCGCGCGGGCGAGCTGGAGGCTGAGTTTGCGGACATGAACGGCTGGGAAGCGGAGTCCGAAGCCGCAGAGATGCTGAATGGCCTTGGCATCGGCACGGAGCTGCACGACAAGCTGATGGCGGATCTGGGCGGCAATGAGAAGGTTCGCGTTCTGCTTGCGCAGGCTTTGTTCGGATCGCCGCAAATTCTGCTCCTCGACGAGCCTACGAACCATTTGGACATTGAATCTATCCGCTGGCTGGAGGACTTCCTCTCCAGATATGAAGGCACCGTTATTGTAGTCAGCCATGACCGTCACTTCCTGAACCAGGTATGTACCCATATCGCCGATATCGACTTTGGCAAAATTCAGATGTACGTGGGCAACTACGACTTCTGGTACGAGTCCAGCCAACTGGCGCTGTCTCTTATGCGCTCCGAGAACAAGAAGAAGGAAGACAAGATCAAGGAGCTGCAGGCGTTCATCCAGCGCTTCAGCGCGAACAAATCCAAGTCCAAGCAGGCGACTTCCCGGAAGAAGCTCCTGGACAAGATTACGCTGGACGACATTCGTCCTTCCAACCGCAAATATCCGTTTATTCTGTTCAAGGGCGAGCGCGAGGCGGGCAAGCAGCTGCTGCTCGTTGAAGGCTTGACGAAGTCCATCGAGGGCGACAAGATTATCGATAATCTGACGATCACCATCAACAAAGGCGACAAGGTTGCGTTTGTTGGGCCGAACAGCCTGCCGAAGACAACGTTCTTCCAGCTGCTGGCCGGCGAGCTGGAGCCGGATGCGGGCACGTATTCGTGGGGCGTTACGACAACACGCGCGTATTTCCCCAAGGACAACTCCAAATATTTTGAAGGTGTAGAGCTTAACCTGGTGGATTGGCTGCGCCAATACTCCAAGGACCCGGATGAGACGTTCCTGCGCGGCTTCCTCGGACGTATGCTGTTCTCCGGCGATGACGCCATGAAGAAAGCAAGCGTGCTGTCCGGCGGGGAGAAGGTTCGCTGCATGCTGTCGAAGATGATGCTGGAGGGCGCGAACGTGTTCATCCTGGATGAGCCGACGAACCATCTTGATTTGGAGTCTATCACAGCCCTTAACAACGGCTTGATCGATACGGACTGCACGATTCTGTTCACCTCGCATGACCATCAGTTCGTGCAGACAATTGCCAACCGCATAATTGAAATTACGCCAAACGGCGTGATTGATCGGATGATGACATACGACGAATATCTTGAAAGCGCCGAAATCAAAGAAATCCGCGAGCGTATGTACGCCGTATAG
- a CDS encoding C40 family peptidase: MKYTMKHKIATVTVTAAMMFGSLTVLPAPAAHAAQSAEVTWGVNMRTAPSASANVIRMLKKGETISIIESSGSSWYKISDANGRTGYISSSSKYTDIIAGSSGSGSSSGGTSSEAGAVTAAIGTVKKSVSFREGASTSADRIRYLKAGEQMQITGQPNSYWYEAVDARGVKGYVSSQSQYMTVSNGTIGSGSAGSGGGSAPSTETPPASSSDVEKVIAAGMKYLGTPYEYGSSRSTTTTFDCSDFVRQAFKDALGLTLPADSRGQGSYVKSKGSYTTSISGLKRGDLMFFMSYRGSSASSYSGINKQAQTITHVGIYLGDGKILHTYSKESGGVTTGTITGKHWEHRFIFGGSAL, encoded by the coding sequence ATGAAGTATACAATGAAGCATAAGATAGCTACCGTAACAGTGACAGCAGCAATGATGTTCGGCTCGTTGACGGTATTGCCAGCTCCTGCGGCGCACGCCGCGCAATCTGCAGAGGTGACATGGGGCGTGAACATGCGGACAGCGCCGTCCGCCTCGGCAAATGTCATTCGCATGCTCAAGAAGGGCGAGACGATCTCTATCATTGAAAGCTCCGGCAGCAGCTGGTACAAAATAAGCGATGCTAATGGGCGGACGGGCTATATTTCGTCTTCGTCCAAATATACGGATATTATTGCTGGCAGCTCTGGCTCAGGCTCCTCATCGGGTGGGACAAGCTCGGAAGCCGGTGCTGTGACAGCGGCGATTGGCACGGTTAAGAAGTCGGTATCGTTCCGGGAAGGGGCATCCACCTCCGCCGACCGCATTCGTTATCTGAAAGCAGGCGAGCAGATGCAAATTACGGGACAGCCGAACAGCTATTGGTATGAGGCGGTTGACGCAAGAGGGGTCAAAGGCTACGTGTCTTCTCAATCGCAATATATGACTGTCAGCAACGGTACGATCGGCAGCGGCTCCGCGGGCTCGGGCGGTGGCAGCGCGCCGTCCACAGAGACGCCGCCGGCATCGTCCAGCGATGTGGAGAAGGTGATTGCCGCAGGCATGAAATATTTGGGCACGCCATACGAATATGGCTCCAGCCGCAGCACGACGACCACCTTCGACTGCTCCGACTTCGTCAGACAAGCGTTCAAGGACGCGCTTGGCCTTACGCTGCCGGCTGATTCGCGAGGTCAGGGCTCCTATGTGAAAAGTAAAGGGAGCTACACAACAAGCATTAGCGGGCTGAAACGCGGCGACCTTATGTTCTTCATGTCGTACAGGGGCTCCAGCGCATCGTCGTACAGCGGCATTAACAAGCAGGCGCAGACCATTACGCATGTAGGCATCTATCTGGGAGACGGCAAGATTCTTCACACGTACTCCAAAGAAAGCGGCGGCGTCACAACAGGCACGATTACCGGCAAGCATTGGGAGCATCGCTTCATATTCGGAGGCAGTGCTCTGTAG
- a CDS encoding cation diffusion facilitator family transporter, producing MTQYDDIKQGEKGAWVSIAAYIVLSALKLGAGYWFVSGALVADGYNNLTDIVASLAVLIGLRISQKPPDKDHPYGHFRAETIAALIASFIMASVGLQVLISAVRSLASGEHGTPNLITAWVALFSSVCMGAVYLYNSRLAKRINNQALMAAAKDNLSDALVSTGAAVGIIGAQFGMPWLDPVAAFAVGIIICKTAWSIFYSSTHALTDGFDEKELKTFQSTIEGTKGVRTIKDIKARVHGSNVLVDVIIQVDPGLSLIESHQIADDIERRLGRKHNIMGVHVHVEPLDGAGKCHH from the coding sequence TTGACACAATATGATGACATTAAACAAGGCGAGAAGGGCGCATGGGTCAGTATCGCCGCTTATATCGTATTATCCGCGCTCAAGCTGGGGGCCGGCTACTGGTTTGTATCGGGCGCCCTCGTCGCGGACGGCTACAATAACTTAACGGATATTGTCGCCTCGCTGGCAGTATTAATTGGACTGCGTATTTCGCAGAAGCCGCCGGATAAGGATCATCCTTACGGCCATTTCCGAGCGGAGACGATAGCGGCGCTAATCGCCTCCTTCATCATGGCCAGCGTCGGCCTGCAGGTGCTTATATCCGCTGTCAGATCTCTTGCGTCAGGTGAGCATGGCACGCCGAATCTGATTACGGCCTGGGTGGCGCTGTTCTCCTCCGTGTGTATGGGCGCCGTCTATCTGTACAACAGCCGCTTGGCCAAGCGGATTAACAATCAGGCTTTGATGGCGGCAGCGAAGGATAATTTGTCCGACGCGTTAGTCAGTACAGGCGCAGCGGTAGGCATCATCGGAGCGCAGTTCGGAATGCCATGGCTGGATCCCGTGGCAGCCTTTGCCGTGGGCATTATTATTTGCAAGACGGCATGGAGCATATTTTACAGCTCGACGCACGCGCTGACGGACGGCTTCGACGAAAAGGAGCTCAAGACGTTCCAGTCCACCATCGAGGGAACGAAGGGCGTCAGAACGATCAAGGACATCAAGGCCCGCGTGCACGGCAGCAATGTGCTGGTAGATGTCATTATTCAAGTGGATCCCGGCTTGTCCCTGATTGAGAGCCATCAAATCGCTGACGATATCGAGCGAAGACTCGGCCGCAAGCATAATATTATGGGGGTTCATGTTCATGTAGAGCCGTTGGACGGCGCTGGTAAATGTCACCATTAG
- a CDS encoding transglutaminase domain-containing protein, translating into MRKGWVTLLLLAIIIAGAYSLNKQINVFPTIVSTEVAVQSAEGGAEPVKEGVSAGEAEVSERPYGKLEQDLAAGFKERSERFTATYVGDKSELSEHMTSIIREALTYDDYSAYILESYLYTIRSWGSKSTITVEARYRESLEETAEVDRVVEEALAQLLKPGMNEHEKVKAIHDWIVTRVEYDQSLSYYTAYDAAVLGKAVCQGYSLLGYRMLEQAGIPVRIAEGTVDTGEHAWNMVRLDGQWYHLDLTWDDPVGAEDDRIRYTYYLKTDEELRADHSWTRTYPEASVSYADTLAGLAAEDAGEADRFAKLKLSLGLHWLDAEHTVTDGSALKAKIQSAVRARTTHLAFRYKQGDDFPEQLKAAFKDVGAAVGYRASYEKYGSDNSLLVNVHLNYP; encoded by the coding sequence ATGCGAAAAGGATGGGTCACGCTGTTGCTGCTAGCTATCATCATTGCGGGGGCATACAGCTTGAACAAACAGATTAACGTGTTCCCTACGATCGTCAGCACTGAGGTAGCTGTGCAATCGGCCGAAGGGGGCGCCGAGCCTGTGAAGGAAGGGGTCAGCGCGGGAGAGGCGGAGGTGAGCGAGCGTCCTTACGGCAAGCTGGAGCAGGACCTTGCGGCCGGCTTCAAGGAGCGCTCCGAGCGATTCACCGCCACTTATGTTGGAGACAAGTCCGAGCTGTCGGAGCATATGACGTCTATTATTCGCGAGGCGCTTACCTATGACGACTACTCCGCTTATATTCTGGAATCCTATTTGTATACGATCAGAAGCTGGGGCAGCAAGTCGACCATCACTGTAGAAGCGCGATATCGCGAATCGCTGGAGGAGACGGCGGAGGTTGACCGTGTGGTGGAGGAAGCGCTGGCTCAGCTTCTAAAGCCCGGCATGAACGAGCACGAGAAGGTCAAAGCGATTCATGATTGGATTGTCACACGCGTCGAATACGATCAGTCGCTAAGCTATTATACGGCCTACGATGCGGCAGTCTTGGGCAAGGCGGTCTGTCAAGGGTATTCCTTGCTTGGCTATCGGATGCTGGAGCAGGCAGGCATACCTGTTCGAATCGCGGAGGGTACCGTCGATACGGGAGAGCATGCCTGGAACATGGTGCGTCTGGACGGCCAATGGTACCATCTTGATCTGACCTGGGACGATCCTGTAGGAGCGGAGGATGATCGGATCAGATATACCTATTACCTGAAGACCGACGAGGAGCTGCGAGCCGATCATAGCTGGACCCGGACATATCCAGAGGCTTCGGTGAGCTATGCGGACACGCTGGCTGGCCTGGCGGCGGAGGACGCAGGTGAAGCGGACCGGTTCGCCAAGCTGAAGCTGTCGCTTGGCCTTCATTGGCTGGACGCTGAGCATACGGTTACGGACGGCTCGGCTCTGAAGGCAAAGATTCAATCGGCCGTTCGAGCTCGCACCACTCATCTGGCGTTCCGTTATAAGCAGGGGGATGACTTTCCGGAGCAGCTCAAAGCCGCGTTCAAGGATGTAGGAGCGGCGGTGGGCTATCGGGCGAGCTATGAGAAATATGGGAGCGATAACTCGCTGCTCGTTAATGTGCATCTGAATTATCCGTAA
- a CDS encoding conserved virulence factor C family protein — translation MKLISIEPTPSPNSMKLNVDETLPRGRRHTYLTADAESAPEPLKSLLAIEGVRSLFRTADFIALDRKPGADWARILGDARTLLQGGEGNDAPAAAGGMNAGFGEAQVLVQMFRGIPMQVRVRMNDGEVRSALPSKFAEAVTAAAGSSMIRERKLEEFGVRYGEPEEIAEEIVRELDATYTEERLASLIEASLAAGPGEQAAPPAPRPSPLTLEETERQFQSEDWQARYAALERYTSAPEGIPLLARALRDENASIRRLAVVYLGDLRSPEALPLLFEALKDRSSSVRRTAGDTLSDMGDPSAIGPMIEALKDKNKLVRWRAARYLYEIGDESAIEALQEATRDSEFEIQLQAQIALERIRSGEEAAGTVWQQMTAARQSHS, via the coding sequence ATGAAACTGATCTCCATAGAACCTACACCAAGTCCCAACTCGATGAAATTAAACGTCGACGAAACACTGCCGCGTGGACGCCGCCATACCTATCTAACGGCGGATGCCGAAAGCGCGCCCGAGCCTCTCAAAAGCCTGCTGGCAATTGAAGGCGTACGAAGCCTGTTCCGCACCGCTGACTTCATCGCTCTCGATCGCAAGCCGGGCGCAGACTGGGCCCGCATTCTGGGAGATGCCCGAACGCTGCTTCAAGGAGGGGAAGGGAACGACGCCCCGGCGGCGGCAGGGGGAATGAACGCGGGCTTCGGCGAGGCGCAGGTGCTCGTGCAGATGTTCCGGGGCATTCCCATGCAGGTTCGGGTCCGTATGAACGATGGCGAGGTGCGCTCCGCTCTTCCGTCCAAATTCGCCGAAGCCGTAACAGCCGCTGCTGGCTCCAGCATGATCCGGGAACGCAAGCTGGAGGAATTCGGCGTGAGATATGGCGAGCCTGAGGAAATCGCGGAGGAAATTGTTCGCGAGCTTGACGCGACCTATACAGAGGAGCGACTTGCCTCTCTAATCGAAGCATCGCTTGCGGCCGGCCCTGGTGAGCAAGCTGCACCCCCGGCGCCAAGACCATCGCCTTTGACACTGGAAGAGACGGAACGGCAGTTCCAGTCGGAGGATTGGCAGGCTCGCTACGCGGCGCTGGAGCGTTACACAAGCGCGCCGGAGGGCATTCCTCTTCTTGCCCGCGCTCTGCGCGACGAGAATGCCTCTATTCGGAGGCTTGCCGTCGTCTACCTGGGCGATCTTCGTTCACCGGAAGCGCTGCCGCTCCTGTTCGAAGCGCTGAAGGACCGCTCTTCCTCTGTTCGAAGGACCGCCGGCGATACATTATCCGATATGGGCGATCCCTCGGCGATCGGGCCGATGATAGAAGCGCTGAAGGACAAAAACAAGCTTGTGCGCTGGAGAGCAGCCCGATACCTGTACGAAATTGGAGACGAGTCGGCGATCGAAGCGCTCCAGGAGGCGACCAGAGACAGTGAGTTCGAGATTCAGCTTCAAGCCCAGATCGCTTTGGAGAGGATCAGGAGCGGCGAGGAGGCTGCGGGCACGGTCTGGCAGCAGATGACGGCAGCACGCCAATCCCATTCATAA
- a CDS encoding Gfo/Idh/MocA family oxidoreductase: MTEKKIQVGIIGAGAIGNVHMRTLAGIDDMETTAVTDASLPLAQQRAEEHGIGRVHESPQALLEDETIDAVIIGVPNQYHAALAIEALRRGKHVLLEKPMAIDSVAAQAIFEAAGESGRILMMSHQMRWQGLSRAVKARIENGDMGRIYNAKAGWLRKKGIPGWGSWFTRKDQSGGGPLIDIGVHMLDLSLYLMGNPKPITVFGSTYAEFGPNKEGIGTWGTPNWDGYYDVEDLASALIKLDNGATLSLEVSWAAHAAGLPEAPFIYLMGTKGGISIVGERATYVTYQDNEVVETEIVPLEGEEERILMFRHFAECIREHKTPISSALTGYTNNRILDAIYESSRTGNEVKLSWS; this comes from the coding sequence ATGACAGAGAAGAAGATACAAGTCGGCATTATCGGAGCGGGAGCGATTGGCAACGTTCATATGAGGACGTTGGCTGGGATTGACGACATGGAGACAACAGCGGTGACGGATGCTTCTTTGCCGCTTGCTCAGCAAAGAGCGGAGGAGCATGGCATCGGCAGGGTTCACGAATCGCCGCAAGCTCTCCTTGAGGATGAGACGATTGATGCCGTCATTATCGGCGTGCCGAACCAGTATCATGCGGCGCTTGCGATTGAGGCGCTGAGAAGAGGCAAGCATGTCCTGCTGGAGAAGCCGATGGCCATTGATTCCGTGGCAGCCCAGGCCATCTTCGAGGCAGCAGGGGAATCCGGCCGAATTCTGATGATGTCTCACCAAATGCGCTGGCAGGGTCTCAGCCGAGCTGTGAAGGCAAGAATCGAGAACGGCGACATGGGCCGAATCTACAACGCCAAGGCAGGCTGGCTGCGGAAGAAGGGCATTCCAGGCTGGGGCTCCTGGTTCACGCGCAAGGATCAATCCGGAGGCGGCCCTCTCATCGATATCGGCGTGCATATGCTGGACTTGTCCCTTTATTTGATGGGCAATCCGAAGCCGATTACCGTATTCGGCTCCACCTACGCGGAGTTTGGACCTAACAAGGAAGGCATCGGTACCTGGGGTACGCCGAACTGGGACGGCTATTACGACGTCGAGGATCTTGCGTCCGCGCTGATTAAGCTAGATAACGGCGCTACGCTGTCGCTGGAGGTCAGTTGGGCGGCGCATGCAGCAGGCTTGCCGGAGGCGCCGTTTATTTATCTCATGGGCACCAAAGGCGGAATTTCGATTGTAGGGGAACGGGCGACGTACGTCACCTATCAGGATAATGAGGTCGTCGAGACGGAAATCGTGCCCCTGGAGGGCGAAGAGGAACGGATTCTCATGTTCCGCCACTTTGCGGAATGTATCCGCGAGCACAAGACGCCTATCTCCTCAGCTTTGACCGGCTATACGAACAACCGCATTCTCGACGCGATCTATGAATCCTCGAGAACGGGCAACGAAGTGAAGCTAAGCTGGAGCTAG
- a CDS encoding MBL fold metallo-hydrolase encodes MRFRRFVNQDQVQQHNSFKQFQRWRQERLRKLRQKDYSYIVPSVEPDLAFLSENRGLPAITWIGHSTFLLQIGGLNIVTDPVWSGQMAFQKRLSAPGIPIDRMPPVDVVLVSHSHYDHLSIASLRRLTGAKRLLVPAGLSAKLRLKGFSNIQEFEWWETTLVNGVAFTFVPSQHWTRRNPWDTNSSHWGGWIIEPPGASAASWADAYSQDQGGKSINEAAASAQAAAGQPSASASKPSSRRPLVSSSPTLYFAGDSGYFRGFKEIGSRFRIDVALMPIGAYEPEWFMGPQHVTPEESLQAFQDIGAEWFVPMHYGTFKLADDTPKEALDRLEQGRKQSGIEEERVVVLPLGETWRLAEWPTDQPL; translated from the coding sequence TTGAGATTTAGAAGATTTGTCAACCAAGATCAGGTACAACAGCATAATTCCTTTAAGCAATTCCAGAGATGGCGTCAAGAACGACTCCGGAAGCTGAGGCAGAAGGATTATTCCTATATAGTTCCCAGTGTTGAACCCGATCTGGCGTTTCTGTCGGAGAACAGGGGATTGCCGGCCATTACATGGATCGGGCATTCCACCTTCCTGCTCCAGATTGGCGGGCTGAATATTGTGACGGACCCCGTATGGTCGGGGCAGATGGCGTTCCAGAAGCGTCTGTCAGCACCAGGCATTCCAATCGACAGAATGCCGCCGGTTGATGTCGTGCTGGTGTCGCATTCGCATTATGATCATCTCAGCATAGCGTCGCTCCGAAGACTGACGGGGGCCAAGCGGCTGCTGGTACCGGCAGGACTGAGCGCGAAGCTGCGGCTGAAGGGCTTCTCGAACATTCAGGAGTTTGAATGGTGGGAGACGACGCTTGTGAATGGCGTTGCCTTCACATTCGTGCCCTCGCAGCATTGGACCAGACGGAATCCTTGGGACACGAACAGCTCTCATTGGGGCGGCTGGATTATTGAGCCGCCAGGCGCGTCTGCCGCCTCCTGGGCGGATGCCTATTCGCAGGATCAAGGCGGGAAGTCGATCAATGAAGCTGCGGCATCTGCCCAGGCCGCAGCTGGCCAGCCTTCCGCGAGTGCCTCAAAGCCAAGCTCGCGCAGACCGCTTGTATCGAGCTCCCCTACCCTCTACTTCGCTGGGGACAGCGGATATTTCCGGGGCTTCAAGGAAATTGGCAGCCGGTTCCGTATCGATGTTGCTCTAATGCCGATTGGCGCTTATGAGCCGGAATGGTTCATGGGGCCGCAGCATGTTACGCCGGAAGAATCGCTTCAGGCATTCCAGGACATCGGGGCCGAATGGTTTGTTCCGATGCACTACGGCACGTTCAAGCTGGCGGACGATACGCCGAAGGAAGCGCTGGACCGGCTTGAACAAGGCAGAAAGCAAAGCGGCATAGAGGAGGAGCGCGTCGTTGTGCTGCCGCTTGGGGAGACGTGGAGACTGGCGGAATGGCCGACTGATCAACCTCTATAG
- a CDS encoding VTT domain-containing protein, with protein sequence MFQAIVDFLEDYGPWGLFAHSFLDAVIFPIPAFFLQVSLSIVNPTSALWLATVGYIACLLGTPVGYYLGKLMGKSVLYRFLKAEWIDAATTRFQKSGESAILIGSFTPIPFKVFTILSGCLNFPLWRLIGYAAIGRAVKFYAVGALFYFYGRAAESMVKDVSLYIFLGSIPLIAAFLIIRSVLRKKKKRAAELQKDLQA encoded by the coding sequence ATGTTTCAAGCAATTGTCGATTTTCTGGAGGATTACGGTCCCTGGGGCTTGTTCGCGCATTCCTTCCTGGATGCGGTCATCTTCCCCATCCCCGCATTCTTCCTTCAAGTATCGCTCAGCATCGTGAATCCCACTTCCGCGCTATGGCTGGCTACCGTTGGCTATATCGCCTGCTTGCTGGGCACTCCGGTAGGCTACTATTTGGGCAAGCTTATGGGCAAGTCCGTCCTTTACCGATTCCTGAAAGCGGAATGGATCGACGCGGCGACTACCCGATTCCAGAAAAGCGGTGAATCCGCCATCCTGATTGGCTCCTTTACGCCGATTCCGTTCAAGGTGTTTACGATATTATCGGGATGCTTGAACTTCCCTTTATGGCGGCTTATCGGTTATGCAGCCATCGGCAGGGCTGTCAAGTTCTATGCGGTAGGCGCATTGTTCTACTTCTACGGACGCGCGGCGGAATCTATGGTCAAAGACGTGTCCTTGTATATATTTCTTGGCAGCATACCTCTCATTGCCGCTTTTCTCATTATACGGAGCGTATTGCGCAAGAAGAAGAAACGGGCAGCGGAGCTGCAGAAGGATCTGCAGGCTTGA